A stretch of the Gossypium hirsutum isolate 1008001.06 chromosome D07, Gossypium_hirsutum_v2.1, whole genome shotgun sequence genome encodes the following:
- the LOC107954088 gene encoding receptor-like protein kinase HERK 1 — translation MGCKMIELLIWVSSVLCFQCFARGFTPADNYLIDCGSLANSTVGGRVFMADDLASKLLSTPQRVVGNTSKSIISSAVSRLYQTARIFTGVSKYTFPISQRGRLWIRLYFNPFVYATYNMSSAKFDVSTENHVLLSSFSVGAHLVKEFSVNITTDSLAIIFTPSENSFAFINALEVVSVPDQLIPDHVRTVKSSVGFQGLMWQALETVARVNMGGPMVSFKNDTLHRTWVPDQSFLIEKNLASTVSNTRAVKYVDGGSTPEIAPVSVYGSCTKMNSLGDPNSNFNVTWEFDVDPGFQHLVRFHFCDIVSTSLNQLYFNVFIDSSMVVRDLDLSAYLGNVLAAAYYMDFVTDSATMNKLRVSIGPSNLRGVYPDAILNGLEIMKLNNSDGSLTGLGTANTSGSSSKKKVGAIVGASVGVAFGLLLAGLLFMFCRKRRCVAHQRQSKIWIPFSTNGGTSHTIGSKYSKGTTASVNSNTGYHIPFLAVQEATNNFDESLVIGIGGFGKVYEGELNDGTKVAVKRGNPRSQQGLAEFQTEIEMLSQFRHRHLVSLIGYCDEKNEMILIYEYMENGTLKSHLYGSGHPSLSWKQRLEICIGAARGLHYLHTGYAKAVIHRDVKSANILLDENLMAKVADFGLSKTGPEIDQTHVSTAVKGSFGYLDPEYFRRQQLTEKSDVYSFGVVLFEVLCARPVIDPTLPREMVNLAEWAMKWQKRGQLVQIIDSNLKGKIRPDSLRKFGETAEKCLADFGVDRPSMGDVLWNLEYALQLQEAVQGDPEENSTNMIGELSPQNDNFSQLDPTVSSAQFVLSSVDDLSGASMSKVFSQLVKSEGR, via the coding sequence ATGGGTTGTAAGATGATTGAATTGCTCATCTGGGTTTCTTCAGTCTTATGTTTTCAATGCTTTGCTAGAGGGTTTACACCAGCAGACAACTACCTTATTGATTGTGGATCACTAGCTAATAGTACAGTGGGTGGTCGAGTTTTCATGGCTGATGACTTAGCCTCTAAACTCCTTTCTACACCACAACGTGTTGTTGGGAACACTTCGAAATCAATCATCTCTTCTGCCGTTTCACGGCTCTATCAAacagctagaatctttaccggtgTTTCTAAGTATACATTTCCAATCAGCCAACGGGGGAGACTCTGGATTCGCCTTTATTTCAATCCATTTGTTTATGCTACTTACAATATGAGTTCGGCAAAGTTCGATGTTTCCACTGAAAACCATGTCCTTCTCAGCAGTTTCAGTGTTGGAGCTCATCTTGTCAAAGAATTCTCTGTTAATATCACCACCGATAGCCTTGCCATCATATTCACTCCTTCAGAGAATTCATTTGCTTTTATAAATGCCCTGGAAGTTGTTTCAGTTCCTGATCAGCTCATTCCAGACCACGTCCGTACTGTTAAATCATCAGTGGGATTCCAAGGCTTGATGTGGCAGGCACTGGAGACGGTTGCTAGGGTGAATATGGGGGGACCTATGGTGTCCTTCAAGAACGATACCCTTCATCGAACATGGGTGCCTGATCAGAGTTTCCTTATAGAAAAGAATCTTGCATCAACTGTATCAAATACTAGAGCTGTCAAGTATGTTGATGGTGGATCAACACCAGAGATTGCTCCAGTTTCTGTTTATGGTAGCTGCACCAAGATGAACTCCTTAGGTGACCCCAATAGCAACTTCAATGTGACCTGGGAATTCGATGTGGATCCCGGTTTTCAGCACCTAGTTAGGTTTCATTTTTGTGATATTGTCAGCACTTCTCTTAACCAGCTCTATTTCAATGTTTTCATCGACTCCTCAATGGTTGTGAGGGACCTTGATCTGAGTGCTTATTTGGGTAATGTTTTGGCTGCTGCATATTATATGGATTTTGTTACAGACTCAGCTACTATGAACAAGCTTCGAGTAAGCATCGGTCCATCAAATTTACGTGGTGTTTACCCTGATGCCATACTAAATGGGcttgaaattatgaaattgaacaaTTCTGATGGCAGCCTTACTGGTTTGGGAACTGCCAATACTTCTGGTTCAAGTTCAAAGAAGAAAGTTGGTGCCATAGTGGGTGCCAGTGTTGGGGTGGCTTTTGGACTGCTGTTGGCAGGACTTCTATTTATGTTTTGTAGAAAAAGAAGATGTGTGGCACACCAGAGGCAATCGAAGATATGGATTCCTTTTTCAACTAATGGAGGAACTTCCCACACTATAGGGAGCAAATACTCCAAAGGAACAACTGCTAGTGTCAATTCGAATACTGGCTATCACATTCCTTTTCTGGCTGTTCAAGAAGCCACCAATAATTTTGATGAAAGTTTGGTCATTGGGATTGGCGGTTTCGGTAAGGTATACGAGGGAGAACTGAATGACGGTACAAAAGTTGCTGTTAAAAGGGGAAATCCCCGGTCCCAACAAGGACTTGCCGAGTTCCAGACTGAAATTGAGATGCTATCCCAGTTCCGTCACCGCCATTTAGTTTCTTTAATTGGTTATTGTGATGAAAAGAATGAGATGATcttgatttatgaatatatggAGAATGGTACACTCAAGAGTCATCTCTATGGTTCGGGCCATCCAAGTTTAAGTTGGAAACAAAGGCTTGAAATATGCATTGGAGCAGCTAGAGGACTCCATTACCTTCACACAGGCTATGCGAAAGCAGTTATTCATCGTGATGTGAAGTCTGCGAATATCTTACTTGATGAGAATCTCATGGCCAAGGTTGCGGATTTCGGGCTGTCAAAGACAGGACCTGAAATCGATCAGACCCATGTTAGTACAGCCGTGAAAGGAAGTTTTGGATACCTGGATCCAGAATATTTCAGAAGGCAACAACTGACAGAAAAATCTGATGTATATTCATTTGGAGTGGTTTTGTTTGAAGTTCTTTGTGCAAGACCAGTGATAGATCCTACTCTTCCAAGGGAAATGGTAAATCTAGCTGAATGGGCAATGAAATGGCAGAAAAGAGGACAGTTGGTGCAAATAATTGATTCTAATCTCAAAGGAAAGATCAGGCCTGATTCTCTTAGGAAGTTTGGGGAAACTGCTGAGAAATGCTTAGCTGATTTCGGTGTCGACAGGCCTTCCATGGGGGATGTTTTATGGAATCTGGAGTATGCTCTTCAACTTCAGGAGGCTGTTCAAGGCGATCCCGAAGAGAACAGTACGAACATGATCGGTGAACTTTCTCCACAAAATGACAATTTCAGTCAGCTTGATCCAACAGTTTCTTCTGCACAGTTTGTGTTGTCGAGTGTGGATGACCTCTCAGGTGCTTCAATGAGTAAAGTGTTCTCACAGCTGGTGAAGTCTGAAGGCAGGTGA
- the LOC107954089 gene encoding uncharacterized protein: protein MAKTCISNCINDTRVPLPVRPTYVNLYKWPESDAEFVRSLSSDWRSNGGRAHPTVVDSISCRQIYLRSYTFHRNNQTETENTKCFGRSSVNKKEKAGKISPRRKNKSETVATKKCTALRKAKEVSCAALLAMFRRLLACTSKVDVADHHGD, encoded by the coding sequence ATGGCTAAAACCTGTATCTCAAACTGCATCAATGACACCAGGGTCCCTCTCCCAGTCAGGCCAACCTACGTGAACCTCTATAAGTGGCCGGAATCTGATGCTGAGTTTGTAAGGTCACTGAGCTCTGACTGGCGCAGTAATGGAGGTCGTGCACACCCCACGGTTGTTGATAGCATTTCATGCAGGCAAATATACCTGAGGAGCTACACGTTTCATAGGAACAACCAAACCGAGACTGAAAACACAAAATGTTTTGGCAGATCATCAGTTAATAAGAAGGAAAAGGCCGGAAAGATCAGTCCTAGAAGAAAAAACAAGTCCGAAACTGTGGCCACAAAGAAGTGTACGGCTCTCAGAAAGGCCAAAGAGGTCTCTTGTGCCGCCCTTTTGGCGATGTTTCGGAGGCTGTTGGCCTGCACATCCAAGGTTGATGTGGCTGATCATCATGGAGATTGa